Proteins from one Elgaria multicarinata webbii isolate HBS135686 ecotype San Diego chromosome 3, rElgMul1.1.pri, whole genome shotgun sequence genomic window:
- the BEST2 gene encoding bestrophin-2, which translates to MTVTYTARVANARFGGFYKLLSLWRGSIYKLLYKEFLVFSASYLGLSLTYRFVLTEDRKRVFEKVVIYCDNYANLIPVSFVLGFYVTLVVNRWWSQYTCMPMPDRLMCAISGNVHGADEKGRLYRRTLMRYCSLSAVLILRSVSTAVFKRFPTMDHVVEAGFMTREERKKFENFNTSYNRYWVPCVWFTNLAAQARKEGRIRDNSALKLLMEELNLFRGNCSMLYHYDWISVPLVYTQVVTIAVYSFFVSCLVGRQFLDPAQGYKGHDLDLWVPVFTLLQFFFYVGWLKVAEQLINPFGEDDDDFETNLLIDRNFQVSMMAVDEMYGDLPLLEKDRYWDASNPRAPYTAATVFQLQQPSFQGSTFDMTLAKEDMQFQPLEDIAEGLEHSRHVPAHLLNRLLSTAPAPGGFGRRLSLLRRKNSCVSEASTTYSCLCQDTQMMDCTCGPPGQLLPRNSVHFSFDGEGDPAHDATSHDTHNDLPEVQADGLGEPPQNMLGQESAVANPQDALSLVNMPVPEMDNDLSQPLLEHSSSDASFFQAPKEAPTKGGLPPASYPHWLQSPIEEENVA; encoded by the exons ATGACGGTCACGTACACAGCCCGTGTGGCCAATGCCCGCTTCGGTGGCTTCTACAAGCTGCTGAGCCTCTGGCGTGGAAGCATCTACAAGCTGCTCTACAAGGAATTCCTGGTCTTCTCTGCTTCCTACCTGGGACTCAGCCTTACCTATCG CTTTGTCTTAACCGAGGATCGGAAACGAGTCTTCGAAAAGGTGGTCATTTACTGCGACAACTATGCCAACCTCATCCCTGTCTCTTTTGTCCTGG GCTTCTACGTGACACTGGTGGTGAACCGCTGGTGGAGCCAGTACACCTGCATGCCGATGCCAGACCGCCTGATGTGCGCCATCTCTGGGAATGTGCATGGGGCTGACGAGAAGGGGAGGCTTTACCggcgaacgctcatgcgctactGCAGCCTTTCCGCCGTGTTGATCCTGCGCTCAGTCAGCACTGCTGTGTTCAAGCGTTTCCCCACCATGGACCATGTAGTGGAGGCAG GTTTCATGACTCGAGAAGAGCGCAAGAAGTTCGAGAACTTTAACACTTCGTACAACAGATACTGGGTGCCCTGCGTTTGGTTTACCAACTTAGCTGCCCAGGCGCGCAAAGAAGGCCGCATACGTGATAACTCTGCTCTCAAGTTGCTCATGGAG GAGTTGAATCTGTTCCGTGGCAACTGCAGCATGCTCTACCACTATGATTGGATCAGCGTACCACTAGTCTACACCCAG GTGGTGACCATTGCTGTGTACAGTTTCTTCGTTTCTTGTCTTGTTGGGCGACAGTTCCTCGATCCAGCCCAGGGTTATAAAGGACATGACTTGGACCTGTGGGTCCCTGTTTTCACTCTGCTGCAATTCTTCTTCTATGTCGGCTGGCTCAAG GTGGCTGAGCAGCTCATCAACCCTTTCGGGGAGGATGACGATGACTTTGAAACCAATCTACTGATTGACAGGAATTTCCAG GTCTCCATGATGGCTGTGGATGAGATGTATGGGGACCTGCCTCTCCTGGAGAAGGATCGGTATTGGGACGCCTCAAATCCTCGAGCCCCGTATACAGCAGCCACCGTTTTCCAGTTGCAACAGCCATCATTCCAGGGCTCCACTTTTGATATGAC GCTTGCAAAGGAAGACATGCAATTCCAACCTCTTGAGGATATTGCCGAGGGCCTTGAACACAGCCGCCACGTACCTGCACACCTCTTGAACCGGCTGCTTTCCACGGCCCCTGCACCCGGTGGCTTTGGACGCCGACTGTCCCTGCTGAGGCGCAAGAACAGCTGCGTTTCTGAAGCGTCCACCACATACAGCTGCCTCTGTCAGGACACACAGATGATGGACTGCACTTGTGGGCCTCCTGGACAGCTTTTGCCCCGCAATAGTGTTCACTTCAGCTTTGATGGGGAAGGAGACCCTGCCCACGATGCCACCAGCCATGATACACACAATGACCTCCCTGAGGTCCAGGCTGATGGACTGGGTGAACCACCTCAGAATATGTTAGGCCAAGAGAGTGCTGTGGCCAACCCCCAAGATGCACTGTCCCTTGTGAATATGCCTGTTCCTGAAATGGATAATGACTTGTCGCAGCCTCTCCTGGAGCATAGCTCTTCAGACGCCTCCTTCTTTCAAGCCCCAAAGGAGGCCCCCACTAAGGGGGGGCTTCCACCAGCCAGCTACCCCCACTGGTTACAGAGCCCCATTGAGGAAGAAAATGTGGCTTGA